The following proteins are encoded in a genomic region of Veillonellaceae bacterium:
- a CDS encoding tetratricopeptide repeat protein, protein MTAMIVNKLRPPYFGAKLIERPQLWELILKSGNRQVVVISAPAGYGKTTLMVQLAGIMKKPLVWYQLDEYDNDPAVFLQYLVAGVEQYFPGFGKEVLQIIAHGKIEKHLRLLAVVFAQSLNKQIKGNLTVVLDDYHLITTPTIHRLMQELLQQLPDNVQILIASRMSLPFSISRLTLSGKVYHVGIEGLRYTSQEISNVFAKQHIELSETLLIQLEEKTAGWPAALHFLETSHSSIEAFLHNNEVQEIYDYLASEVFDRQPKEIQQFLEATSVLEVMTPDFCDLLLERSESYQILDSLARQQIFLTSLVGKKKTYRYHQLFREFLQERLGTRRQALLHRAALLFREAGEAESAVEYLVAADSYEEAIMIIKEVAQRTLNRGGWQTVARWLETLPIERVATDPWLSLYLGTVEVRRGRLAEAQSWASRATSLFAGNGDLSALTESRLLAAQILCRYGQFVKSLKILEEILGQISGSPCPLTLTVTLEKSLCLLMTGQVSEAEATLRSTIEIVKWNNEKYFLIHLLEGLGDLLYMQGNYHKALQTYQQAAELSLDRVLPSYYMQDSISTIYQDWGEFDKALDYAKRNVAIKENLGLDEVLPSAYIQLASIHADRGEWKQAEEQYNRAIQLIRDHNGGRFYLVLNLIFLAQCLGLQGRWIEARVKSEEALMEAKQLSGLALAVCRSVGSVVFAQTGSLREGADMLKEAIAALEKMKLKKQSVTPMRFRHGSILMIMKWLACKHSQKRRCNLLLN, encoded by the coding sequence ATGACTGCAATGATAGTTAATAAGTTGCGGCCACCCTATTTCGGCGCGAAGCTGATTGAACGCCCACAGCTTTGGGAATTGATTTTAAAGTCCGGGAATCGACAGGTTGTAGTTATCTCGGCGCCTGCTGGCTATGGGAAAACGACCTTGATGGTTCAACTGGCTGGAATCATGAAGAAGCCGCTAGTATGGTATCAACTGGATGAGTATGATAACGACCCGGCGGTCTTTCTCCAATATCTAGTTGCCGGAGTGGAACAGTATTTCCCGGGGTTCGGAAAAGAAGTGCTACAGATCATCGCACATGGAAAAATAGAAAAACATCTGCGTCTATTGGCGGTTGTATTCGCCCAGAGCTTGAACAAGCAGATCAAAGGTAACCTGACCGTCGTACTAGACGACTATCATCTGATAACCACACCAACTATTCATCGCTTGATGCAGGAATTATTGCAACAACTTCCAGACAACGTTCAAATTCTTATTGCCAGCCGGATGTCGCTGCCGTTTTCAATTTCGCGACTGACCCTTAGTGGCAAGGTATACCACGTCGGGATAGAAGGATTGCGCTATACCAGCCAAGAAATCAGCAATGTTTTTGCTAAACAGCATATCGAACTATCAGAGACATTGCTGATCCAGTTGGAAGAGAAAACAGCCGGCTGGCCAGCTGCTCTCCACTTTCTTGAGACTTCGCACTCCAGTATCGAGGCTTTCTTGCACAATAACGAGGTGCAGGAAATCTACGATTATTTAGCATCAGAGGTTTTTGACCGGCAGCCGAAAGAAATACAACAATTTTTGGAAGCCACTTCTGTATTAGAAGTTATGACTCCTGATTTTTGCGATTTACTGCTGGAACGCAGTGAATCCTACCAAATATTAGACTCCCTCGCTCGACAGCAAATTTTCCTCACTTCACTCGTAGGCAAAAAAAAGACGTATCGCTATCACCAACTGTTTAGGGAATTCCTACAGGAACGGTTAGGCACCAGGCGTCAGGCCTTATTGCATCGGGCTGCCCTGCTGTTTAGGGAAGCGGGAGAAGCAGAAAGTGCGGTAGAGTATCTAGTTGCAGCAGATTCTTATGAAGAAGCCATCATGATTATCAAGGAAGTAGCGCAGAGGACACTAAACCGCGGGGGCTGGCAGACCGTTGCCCGCTGGTTAGAAACGCTGCCTATTGAGCGCGTGGCTACCGACCCGTGGTTATCTTTGTATCTTGGCACCGTCGAGGTCCGTCGTGGCCGTTTGGCCGAGGCACAGAGCTGGGCAAGTCGCGCGACAAGTCTGTTTGCTGGCAACGGGGACTTGTCAGCATTAACAGAAAGTCGTTTGCTGGCAGCACAGATTTTGTGCCGTTATGGTCAGTTTGTAAAAAGTCTCAAGATTTTGGAGGAGATTTTGGGACAAATATCAGGTTCCCCATGTCCCCTCACCTTAACTGTCACATTGGAAAAATCATTGTGCTTACTCATGACAGGACAAGTAAGTGAGGCGGAGGCGACTTTGCGCTCAACTATCGAAATCGTTAAATGGAATAATGAAAAGTATTTTTTGATCCATCTCCTCGAGGGATTAGGTGATCTCCTCTATATGCAGGGAAATTATCATAAGGCGCTGCAAACGTATCAACAAGCGGCAGAACTTTCGCTGGACCGGGTTTTGCCAAGCTATTATATGCAAGACAGTATTTCAACCATCTATCAGGACTGGGGTGAGTTCGATAAAGCCCTCGATTATGCTAAACGGAATGTAGCGATTAAGGAAAACCTCGGTCTAGACGAAGTACTGCCTTCAGCATATATTCAGTTGGCCAGTATTCATGCTGACCGAGGTGAGTGGAAGCAGGCAGAGGAACAATATAATCGAGCAATTCAGTTGATTAGAGATCACAATGGCGGGCGGTTCTACCTTGTCCTAAATTTAATCTTCTTGGCTCAATGTCTCGGCTTACAGGGCAGGTGGATCGAGGCGAGGGTCAAAAGTGAAGAAGCCCTGATGGAAGCAAAACAACTATCCGGTCTTGCACTGGCTGTGTGCAGGTCAGTCGGATCAGTGGTTTTCGCGCAGACAGGTAGTTTGCGCGAAGGGGCAGACATGCTGAAAGAAGCGATAGCTGCGTTAGAGAAAATGAAGTTAAAAAAGCAGTCTGTCACGCCTATGCGATTCAGGCATGGTTCTATTCTCATGATAATGAAATGGCTAGCATGCAAGCATTCGCAAAAAAGGCGTTGCAATTTGCTGCTGAACTGA
- a CDS encoding MFS transporter, whose product MSKAKLWTKDFIIISATTFFVALTFYLLMTTMTIYAIEQFNASQSQAGLASGIFVIGALISRLLAGKYMAVIGHKKMLLGSLALFLIATVSYFLVDSLILLLVVRFIHGAAFGVATTAMSTAIIDIIPRVRRGEGISYFSLNPTVATAIGPFLGIFIMQHADFNMMFIVCTVFSAMSIFIMLLAQIPEARITSEQLEAMKGFRWQDFFEKSALPISTIMFLAGIAYSGILTFLNSYAIEINLTASASFYFIVYAVFILISRPFTGRLLDMKGDNIVMYPALLLFTLSLVLLSQADNGLVLLLSGALVGLGFGTVMSCAQAIAMKEVPKHRIGLATATFFFCADLGIGTGPFLIGSIAPIVGFRGMYMILAGMVFLSVFLYYVVHGRWQYSNVS is encoded by the coding sequence GTGAGTAAGGCTAAATTATGGACGAAAGACTTTATTATCATTTCTGCAACGACGTTCTTTGTTGCTCTGACTTTTTACTTATTAATGACGACAATGACGATTTATGCCATTGAACAATTTAATGCTTCACAAAGCCAAGCGGGTCTGGCTTCTGGCATTTTTGTCATTGGTGCGCTTATTTCGCGTCTCCTGGCAGGAAAATACATGGCGGTAATTGGTCATAAAAAGATGCTTCTTGGAAGCTTGGCTTTGTTTTTGATTGCCACGGTGTCATATTTTCTAGTAGATAGCTTAATCTTGTTGCTAGTTGTTCGTTTTATACATGGAGCAGCTTTTGGTGTGGCCACAACGGCAATGTCAACAGCCATAATTGATATTATTCCGAGGGTGCGTCGTGGAGAAGGAATAAGTTACTTTTCATTAAATCCAACCGTTGCTACGGCAATTGGACCTTTTTTAGGCATCTTTATCATGCAACATGCTGATTTCAACATGATGTTTATTGTCTGTACAGTTTTCTCTGCAATGAGTATTTTTATAATGTTACTGGCACAGATACCGGAAGCAAGAATAACCAGCGAACAACTGGAAGCGATGAAAGGATTTAGATGGCAAGACTTCTTCGAAAAAAGTGCGCTTCCTATTTCAACCATTATGTTCCTCGCCGGAATAGCTTACTCAGGCATTCTGACCTTTCTTAATTCTTATGCAATAGAAATTAACTTAACAGCTTCGGCAAGTTTCTATTTTATTGTATATGCTGTGTTCATCTTAATTTCAAGACCCTTTACGGGTCGGTTGCTGGATATGAAAGGGGATAATATAGTTATGTATCCGGCCTTGCTATTGTTTACATTAAGCTTAGTATTGCTTAGCCAAGCTGATAACGGTTTAGTTCTTCTGCTATCAGGAGCGTTGGTTGGTCTTGGCTTTGGAACTGTTATGTCTTGCGCCCAAGCTATTGCCATGAAAGAAGTGCCAAAACACCGCATCGGGCTTGCCACCGCAACCTTTTTCTTTTGTGCTGACCTAGGGATCGGAACTGGCCCTTTTTTAATAGGGAGTATAGCCCCTATCGTTGGTTTTCGCGGAATGTATATGATACTTGCCGGAATGGTTTTTCTATCTGTCTTCTTATACTATGTAGTGCATGGAAGATGGCAGTATTCTAATGTTAGTTAG
- a CDS encoding MarR family transcriptional regulator — MANQNRNVRMICQLGNSLVKYRNQKAESFGLTSAQIDVLVFLLKKQGCEEINQLDVQNHLMLTNPTVTGIVRRLEEKGFISRGKSIRDARYNCVYLTDKVIGLEDVLQSNAAVAEKQLLQGMSGPEREEFSRLLKLALSNIE, encoded by the coding sequence GTGGCGAATCAAAATAGAAATGTACGGATGATTTGTCAGCTTGGTAATTCTTTGGTCAAATACCGCAACCAAAAGGCAGAATCCTTTGGGCTGACTTCAGCGCAAATAGATGTGCTAGTTTTTCTGTTGAAGAAACAAGGGTGTGAGGAAATCAATCAATTGGATGTACAGAATCATCTGATGCTTACTAATCCTACAGTCACAGGTATCGTACGTCGCTTGGAAGAGAAGGGCTTTATTAGCCGGGGAAAGAGCATTCGTGATGCTCGTTATAATTGTGTGTACCTGACTGATAAAGTAATTGGATTGGAGGATGTGCTGCAGTCCAATGCTGCGGTGGCAGAAAAACAATTGCTGCAGGGGATGAGCGGCCCGGAACGAGAAGAGTTCAGCCGTCTGCTGAAGCTGGCACTAAGCAATATAGAATAG